The Daphnia pulex isolate KAP4 chromosome 6, ASM2113471v1 genome contains the following window.
TTTAGTTTTATCTCGACTGTGGTAGGGTGGGCTTAAGAGTAACTTGATGAGACGAACTGTTAGATACTAAAGGAatcccgatccgttcagcgggTGTCGAGCGCGGGTGAGAAAAtcgcttttattatttttgagcggtttggatttagcGCGGTAGGATATGGTTTAGcagaagaaaattagaaaagtgtcgtctgctttggtTTTGTTAAtaagtttcgaaaaaatagGTGAAAGTCACTAAAGTGATTAGGAGTGATTAGTGAATTatattcaaattgattattgTTAATTATGGCTATGGGCCTATTGGGGACAAAACAATTACTTTGTGGGGAAAAtaggctgcacgaaaaatagaacaagaaataacattacaaaaacgtggtcgtcgtgtgaactcTGGTCACAGCATTTAATAGAGTAGCCTAATGTACACACTCCATGCTTTTTAACAGGtgaataaaactaagaatactaAGAAAATTATTGTGAGAGCTTATagaaacctgttccaaatttgtgaagtGTTAGTTCCTTAAGACTAGCATTTTTTAAGTAAGCaccctgtcgatgcatggcagtttaaTTACACATGTGCATATTTGaagcctgagccagccatgaTAACCCAAAGTTGTGCCAGTTTTGCTTATGCTGGTATTAATGTGTCATTAACAACCATCACAGTaccatcgcttgggtaatattttcgttacttttattatttgtttgacctGCTAGCTAAGCctattttaatgatgcataACTTGCATAACTGAAGTGTGTTACATGGTAACCTTTTAATTCttctgtttattaacaatttggTTTTACCCACTGccttattttcaacttttccttgtttctgtcaacatttttcgtaacccatttttttttatttagataaacagcatccctcttgattggagaaacCGATGCCGGTCATGTTAcgaatctcttcttccccttccTTTAAATGCCCTcatgtacacccatgtgagttgTTGGTGTATTCACGACCCCCTATCgactggtggattcaacttaaTTCTCTGCGGATGGAACACCAGTGAATGCCTGCCTGGCCAGGTAGGAAAAtgcatctttttcttgatttataaAAATCGTGACatagtacggagtacgattattcctgagctaggactggaactgttttctcttatCCTTTTCATTTAAGTACTAAGTAAGGGTTCATGCAATACCGTAAGtcatttgtagaacgactgcaggccagacacgttttttttttcttgtgtacaATCTCAACTTCGctcaactttgtctgtgggtaaacaatcaaattcaaaaatgttttaactttaaacGTTTCAAGCAaagacctgccgccacaccggcatcTCCTCCTacgccattttctctttggctCTGATGTGAGGAAATATCTTCTGGTTAATGCCAATCTAGCCCCTTCTCTACGATAAACTAAATTGATGCCATAAATTGTAATATTTTCACTCGTGTTCCGTACCGCCAACACGCAGTGACGTCCAAGTCAGCACCAGTTGCCGGCAAGTGTTTCCGGAACGTGGAAAGTTACCGTCAATTCTGTTTTCTGTGCAGTTGTTTTGCCACGCAAGGCCGTGGCACTTATTGTTCaatctacttctttttttttttaaattattcaagaaGAGCCACACAGACGGAAGTGCCGACTGCGAATTTTGCGATCTTAAAACAATCTGACTGATTTAAGAAGCCATTCCAAGTTGAAATGTGCCATTAGCACAGCAGTCGAGAGAGCAGGGCCGGAGATGTATTATGAGCGGAAAACGAATTTACGTATACAGTCGACCCTTATATATTCCGCGATCCGAAATAACGAGATTTGTTGTATCCCGACGGCGGTGTTCTCATCCCGAGGGCGACGCCAACGCGCGTGACCTACGATGTTGTTTGCTCTCAGCTGAGGAGCGAGTACCGCACGCTTCGTTTCGTATAGACTTTCgccacttgtttttttttttccttttcttgtgttcactctctatttttcttatcacGGGATCACTATTTATAGGTTGAGACGTGTTGTGTCTACCTGTACTCACGGTTGCCGATCCCGCGGGAGTAAGTTTCCCACGTATTTGTTCACACCCTTCCAAAATCTATTGtttcagattttcttttggcaaAGCTTTGAGTAGAGTTGGATTCTCTAATTCAAACTGGCCGTTCTGCTAGTCGTCGAGGCCGTTCAAACGGACGAAGCGTCCATGAAACATGAACGTGAGTGTGGTGGTTTAGACCCTCCCCGCAACCAACGTCTTTTGAAGTTGCACAATTTTGTAACGGAGCAAAACCTGCCGACGTCGTCGGTCTCGCACGATCGACGCCGTGACTCTCTCATCTTATTTTCCATGGGAAACACGCCTGGCCTGGCCTGGCCTGCGCCATAGTCCCCCGACGCTGACGcaaagacttttcttttttcccgggGTGTATATATTTTGGTATGTTTTGCCATTGCGCTGGGTCCACGCCCTTTTGTAACTCAATCTCCGTCCGATATGCATCACGGCTCGGTGTACTGGTGGGTCTGTGTGGTGTGTCTGCGGCAGCACTGCCACGATTCTCCGTCAAACTCTCTGATGGCGATGGAATTATCATCATCGACACATCCTTGATGATTGATCTGATTCAATCATCTTGTAGTGCATAGCCGTTTCATCATTTTGGCCACGTTCAACCAGACCGACGAGAAGAAGCCATCAAGCTAAATGCCATCATTTTGATCGATGCACGTCTATCTATATCTATTCGCACTAGTGCGAGTGTGTGTACAGCCTCTTTTATTTCCGCGTTTAGACACGGGTCGCAATCACGCGGACAAAAGATTCGCCTGCCAAGTATATGGGTCGTGGGAGGAGCTTGCGTAcaacaataaagaaattgcGAGGGATTCACAACCCAAATAAATGTAAGAgatgagaagaaaagagagtggAGTGCAGATGTTGCgggtcgtcgtcgtagtatttttgtgggggggggggggggaaagagcGGGAGTTGCGGCGGGAGTCCCGGTGGCGCTGCTGGGAATCTCTccagagaggaggaggaggagggaaggATATGATGGCCCAGAGCCCGTCTGTGTCTCCCCACTTGTTCCCCCCCGACAGTGTCCGACTGTTTTTCAGTTGCCTACCAGACCCGATTCGGATAGGTCGTAGTTCTTATTCGCTCCAcagattcttcttccttcactttgggatcctcctcctcccacttTCTCCTTCGTCTTAGTCCGCCGGAACGATCCATTCATTTGCTCCGGGCTTTCAACTTTTACGAGCGACGCGTTTCAGACAACATCATCATTTCCTTGTCGGCCAGCATGCCGCCGTAATTCAACCGACAAAAGCGGCCCGCATTTGATGATGGCGATGACGGGAGTGCTGGTGGTCCTCGCCCGTCAACTCTTCATCTACTCTCTGCTGATTGTCGCCAACGAGAGtaaaagaatcgaaaaaatagcagaaagaaatcaagacGGCGACCGTCTGCTCCGTCTGCGCAAACATAGTTGTGTCTCATCATCTCGTGCAGGTCATCTGGGAGCCTTGCCCGGATTGTTTGCcgaccaccaccagcagcaggaCGGATGTGATCACGACCACGGACCGGCTCCATCGTTCAGCGCTCCGCAGAACGGCTCGACCGTGAAAGGCCATCACGGCGCTCCCGCTCAACTGCACTGCAACATTCAAGACCTCCATCACCGAGCGGTAGGAatttcatcctcttcttcttcttcttctttttgatgttgttgttgttgttgttttttcttgtccttttaGTGGACCCTGAGTAGTATAATAATCTCGGCGCGTCTCCTTCCCATTCTTGAATCGTGATTGGACGAGTCAGCTGCCGTCGAGAGACCGGCTGTTAGTTGTTATGTACCAGCTAAGAGATCCGGCTGGCGGAATAAACTGAGAGAGAGCCGGGCAAACAATCGATTACAGCCCCGGCGGCCACCCATATCTCTGAAAAGGGAGCTCCTATAACGGTGTACGCGCGACAAAAATGCCGTCCTAGATCGCCCCGATGTCGAATCACGTATACGTGGAAGGGGGCTTGCGAGATGTGGAATAATCCGGGATATAGGAGCGCGAAGAATTGTGCATGTCAATCCAAGCCCCATCGATTTTGGTTTGGGTGTTCCCTAGCTGTACTCGCTGTACTTATACATAGACGCCCGTCTAAAATTGAGAGACACACCAGTCGAGAAATCCAATTGAATGGCTGATGCAACTGTCGCCGTGTCTTTGAACTAGCAAAAGTTCTTTATTTGCCACTTGAAGTGtgtgagagaaaagagagtgaCAGAACGAGGGTTAGACGCATAGTAAATAACATCAAAACTTACGTACGGTACGTTGGCAAACAAACTTTTTGTCTATCTCAAAGAAAAgcaatcttattttttggtggggggctCTATATGTACAACTTTGATAATTCTAGGGAAGATTGATCGAATCCTTTGGAGCACGTGCGGCTTCTCCGCATAAGATTGCAACTCTTCAGGGTCTCCCCCTGGCATACGAttcattgaattatttatataGTATAGACTCACAATGCCGCTTGATAGAATAGGCGCTTGGCATATCGAGCGGGAACAAAGTCACCTTAATGAACGGCCAAAGTCATTTCCTACTTGTCTTTAAAATAGGGCGGGAGAACGTTTTCATTTGGATATACCTGCAGCACACAGAGTTGTagtcattttctcatttatagTCTTCGCTTCGCTATAATGTAATTTCTTTGTTCAGACTCTAATAAGGCATCGCTGAACGAGTTGGCTAGACAATTTGCAAAGAAATAGGAAGATGGGGGAACACAGTCGGTTCGAAAACCAGTCCAGCATTTACATTATTCAACGCTGTACATTTTATCAAATGGGGATGAATTCGTCGTGAGCCCAAAAGGCCCAAGTTGAGGTggggataaaaaagaagaggaaaaacttCCCGAGTCTTTTGTGCGGATGTTGGAGGTATGAGAAGCCGCTCCAGAGTGAGTGAAGGAAAAACGGCAATCAAATGCATTCTATAGCAgcgcttcttttttgtgagatttactttttcttattatgctctttttttttatatcatcTAGTCTACTACTCCTATACACAAGCTGGCCAAATATTTATGAGCGCCATGCATTTATCGACGGAAGCGCGGGGACGAGTTCAGCAATGCGAATCGTATAAGCTGCCGAGCATTCCCTTCTGGCTATCGGgcgaattaaagaaaatactACACACAGTTTATATACACACTACCCGCGATGCCTAGACGtataaataaaaggggggCGGGCGGaaaagatgttgttgttgcccgtcCTTGTTATGGGTCTCATCACACAGCCGTGAGTGGCCGACCGCGaaataaatatacacacaagaaaaccacacaaccaaaagaagagagagagacgatatAAATCGAGGCAGTGGAGTAGAATAAGAGCCAAAGTCTCTTGGCCGTAAATAGGACGCGCCGGGGCAATGTTTTTCTCCGCTACTGCCCAGCAACGGCGGCTTTATATTCGCGGTGTAGTTCATGAAGACGCATGATGGCCagcagtttctttctttcttcatccttttgtctttttctttcttggctgcTTTTCTCATTGTTGCTCGAAAACGATACATGTTGTGTGGGGGTTCATCTCGATTGCTCCGGTTGGATCGTCGGCCGGACCTCAATATGATCTATGCACTGCGGCAACGGTCAAGAGAGACTCTTGGGCGCGGATCATACGCTCTACTGGATTCAATCACTTTGGTGATATATTGCGTATTAGAGGGGGCTATATACATCCGcttgtttcttatatttctcttttaatgaaaaacgACCGACTTTTAGGGTCTAGTCTTCAAGTCTGAACTGTTGACTCGCTCATATCGCACATTCATCTTGACTTTTGGAGCGCGCGCATATATTGTCGGACATTATTCAGTGTATTGTATTACCAGTTTGAGACAAACTGCGTGTGCCCTCCTTTGTCGTCTAAATATTATAGAGACGCATGGGGATGGGATGGTTAACTTGGTTAGAGAGTTCGCCCAGTGCTCCTGGATAATGTATCACGAATGAAAAGACTTTGACTTATGAATTTGTATGATCCATTATTTCTCTTGGAAAAAACGACAGGTGTCTTGGATCAGGAAGACGGAGGACGATTTGCAGCTGCTGACGGTGGGAGAATCCAGTCACACGGCCGACCCGCGGATAAATCCGGAATTTATTtagtaacaaacaaacattttcctttttccaactTGTGTGtcagataagaaaagaaaactaaattgTGACGTTAAACAATGTTCTATTATATCCACATGGGAAATGATTGCAGTCCACATTTATGGCAGCTCAAGTTCAATCCAGCGATGATAAACGATTCCGGTACTTACCTCTGTCATATATCCACCGACCCACCACTCATCCGCTACATTCATCTGGAGATTTCAGGTaatatttgattcatttttaagCTGCTCGCACTCCCACAGCCCTGGCTCTGATGCACTACTACTCATCCTCAACACCGCAAGTTCATTCAGAATCCCGAGTATAATTTTGTGCGTTATCGATTATTTCCCCCCGCAACTTCATTTATCATCCGCCACTCCGGAGGCTGGATACATCTGcatccaaaaaatgaaaatgaaaattcaatgggaaaaaaggggtttCGCCATCAATATTCGTGGGTAATTTTCAGTTTCGGGTATCAAGTCGGCCGAGTCGTTTGTCACGGTCAGTGTTACCCATTTATCGACGGGAATTTGATCCTTGAATGGACGACGGAGGCAACCATACGTCTTAGTCGTCGTAGCGCTGGCCTGCCTGATCGATCGTCCATCATTTGGTGGGGAGGATAGCGCGACTCTATATACTATGACTTGAGACGACCCATCGGTTTGGCCCAGTGTCGTAACATTTGTCACGTTGGCACTGCCCAActcttcctcctccctccacaaaacgaaaaaggaggaggaaactCTCCTTCTTGTCATTGCCGATATACGTGCGTGAGAACCAGACATATCCGGTCCACCCCATCCATTTAGAATATGAATGATGTACCGTGTAACGTTTCCCTGTACAAGCGATATGAGAAGTAGAGGAGGGAGACACACTACACAACCCGTTTCTCCCCTGTTTATCTATTTGCTGGCGCTATCCGTCTTTGAGAATCACGCTCCCTTTACTCCACGTCGATTCGGTTAGCTTGGCCGTCTCTCATCCGGTTCCGTATATACTACTATATTGCGCCATTGGAATTTAAGCGGATAGTCctgtatttttttccttcgtttcgtttcgtttcgtttcgtgtttttattgaataatgtAAACGGAAGTGTGTGTCAGTCAGTTCCAGAACCAATCGTCGAGATCGTCGACAGCCAAACGGATGCGGCCGTTTCGTCGGATCGCGTCCTCTACTACCGGATCGGCTCCAGTCTCGAACTGCGCTGTCGAGTCAGACACTACTGGATCAAGCCGAAGATTTTTCAATGGCTCAAATCAGGCACTCCCGTTGCCGATGAACTCTGGCGCGGTGGCATCAGGTCGTTATTTTCTCGTGTCGGCTGTCGCTTTTGTAAACATCcgataaaaaagaagcgcAGTCGGTGATTGATTTCTAACGCTCGTATTTTTATGTTGGTGGGCGGATTGAGACAGTATCTACACGGAAATCACCAAGCCCGGCCAGTTGGAAAACAAACTCAGCATTGCCAACGCAACGATCAACGACGGCGGTAACTACACGTGCAGTTTAGACTCGTTTTCCTTCAGCATCGTCGTTCATTTCCTGAAAGGTGAACTTATTTGGGGATCTCATCTGTATACAGTTACTAGATTTTATACTGATGATTCTTTTGATTGACTTTTGCAGAAGAGAAACAAGCTGCCTCACAGCACGCAACGAATGGCGGCCGTTTGTCGCTAGCGTTGCATTCCCTCAATCAGGAACTAGTTCGTCATTTGCTCCTCTCGTTTCTAGTCCAAATCGTCATCGTCCACCAGCATCATCACTTATTCCGTGTCGTTCGCTGACCTATGAATCGTGCCGGCTGAAGATACTTCCATTTCCTTCCCCCCACTTGGCAAATCAGATGAGACGCTACGTGATCAGAATATGTCCCAGCAGGTCCCGCCGAGGATCCGCTGTCtgctgaaactgactgttcaACTTTCTATTCAATAGAGGGACTAATATTTTGGATCGAATTCAAATCGGATTTGATGTTTCCACTATTTAGTTTTATGATTTACAAATTATTGCTGCGGATAccatatgaaaaaaaaaaaagaaattgatccccccaaaaaagaagatacCATTTTATATTCTCTCCTTCTGATATTTCTCTTGTTCGCGCTATTATATACATACCAGTCCGGCCGttataaaatcaaatactGTTTGTATTGCAACCCATCGAGCAATCGATTGAATTGCTATTTCCATTTTGTAGATATTTACCATGGTCAATATATATGTTGACTGAGCTATCTTctgcgttttctttttcttctttcttgctgGGCAGTTTCCTATTGTGTAACATGTGCACTACGATAAACGCGCACAATAAATATAAGACCCTCCAGGACGACGATCGGAAATTGCCAAATGAATTGAATGGCTTCGCCTTTATCGATGGCCACTTCCTTTGAGTGTATGCACATAAGATTCGATTGCGAATAAAGAAATACTGCGTACATAAAAGACATATACCCTCTTGGCTTATAAGGGGGTCCAGGAGGGTCTTATTGATGCGGTTGCGGtctaaaagtaattatctgGGGATCtgtgcaaatttttacttttatctgGGCTGTGGTAGTGGGGCTCAGTGTAACTTGTTGCAAGACAAACTATTAGATATTAgatactaaaataaaatcctgGATGTCGAACGTGGGTGAGAAAACcgcttttattaattttgaacgTGGATTTAGGATAGGAGTCGATTTTTAATAGATTCTATCGATTTCTTaagaaaagtgtcgtctgctagaaataaaattactaaaaCGTGGTCATCGTGTCAACTTGGTCGCGTCTATTACTCTATTTATGGAATAGCTTAATAcatactccatgctgtttaaaAGGTAAATTAAGCTTAGAATACAAACAGAATGACTATATGGGAGATTAAATAAAAGAGTTACACCTGTTCCTAGtttgtgaaatgttataaTTTTCAGACTATCATTTCAATCATGTAAGCTCCCTGTTGATGCATGACAGTTTGTTTGTATCATTGTGTAACCTTTATTTCCTTTGAGCAGATTTAAGGCCTGTGCCAGCCATCATTACCACAAGATATGCCAGTTTTGCATGTCACACCAttgcttgggtaatgattttcgttatttttattatttgtttgacctGCTAGctatttatttaatgatgcatgacttgcataacTGCATTGTATTTCAAGGAAACCTaaaattctcttgtttttaACCGTAAGGGTTTACCCAGtgtcttattttcaacttgcccttacttgttgtttctgtaaatatttttcgtaactcattttttatttccatttagataaacagcatttctcttgattggagaaacCACCGATGTCGTCCCAGTTaaggatctcttcttcccctttctttgaCCAACATGGGTGTATCGAGTGTATACACGAGGACgccctttttcctattccgCCTGGCGTACTCAACTCTTTTGTGGATGgggcacttgtggatgcctggctttTTTcacaggcttaaaggtaggaaacattttatttctattctcccttttttggcaattttgggtggcgttgattataaatcgtgacatagtacggagtacgattattccacagctaggcggttgactgggACTGTTTTCTTATAtgctcttatttatttttacccaGACAGGGTTCATTTGGTAACCcatttgtagaacgactgcagatcaggcctgtttttgtaatattttaactttaaacacttcaagcaacgagcaaatagaaaatgttacgaccaagagggacctgcccgCCACAACGGCACCTCCTCTATGTTTCCATGGAGACGATATTGTATATAGGACGTTGGAGATTCAGCAATTCAGATTTGAAATTCGATCCCCCCCGCTGTCGTTGCCGATCTTATTTGGGACTTTTTGATGCGCGGTATACTCAGCGAACGTGTCGAGTTTGAAAATAGTTTTCCGTGTTTCCACTTTCATTTCCATCCTTGGGCGATGTCAAAATGCATATGCTATTACAACATCCAAGCGGAGCCGACATCCTCACATATAACTTTCTCTCCCCCTTTGCCATCCGCCATAGAGCGATCGATTTTTCcgggaatttcttttcctataCTGCACAAAACAACATCACCAAAGGAAATCAGCTTATAGCTTATACAGTGCAGCACAATATATGATAAGACATCAGTGTTAACGTACACTTGAGTGGATTTTGAGTGGGATGCCATTGGATATTCGTTGTTCGCTTATCCGCACTCATCTCAGTCAATAAGCGATCCCGTCCGACTTGTGAAGACGCTTTCAACGGAACTCGTACGGACATAAGCACAATATAAGACCCAACTTGTAAGCGCTCTCCTCAAGGCAGCCAAATACTTTCGACACATAATATAGCGCCCGCCATGAGTCTCcgtccagaagaagaagaggaagaggaacTTGTTATTCTGACCTCCTGACGATGGGGAATAGAAATTTGTCAATCCATTCACTCGTTGACGCACAGTCTAGATTTTATCCAATAAAATACAAAGAATCTTCCATCAGTCATCCCCAAAAGGTTGAACACCaactgaatttgaaaaagtttagGTGTCGAAAAACACGCAGGATTTTTAGCGGCTGCTCGAGTGACTCAAGGGGACAGTGTCAATAGTTGATAATGAACCTCGTTCAACCGTCGTTAAGCCggggtgaaaaaaatatattgtcATTAGCGAAGAAAACAACACGTACTCGCTCGTTTCATTATGCTGAACAAAACATGTAGCCTTCAGGTCATTGCAGCTGTTGGTGTCATACCTCGTCTCTTGTTGAAGTGGAGTTCGTGTCCCTTTGATGACGAGTTGAGTTGAATCACAGCTTGCTAGCTGCCGCAGGAAACGTCGAACCAGACGTCTTGATATGATTTCCGGTCATGAAAGATATATATGTAGCGTCGAGTGCCCAGCAGCTCCGTGATGAGTCAAAGGTTTGTGTACAAACATTGCCTGATCAAAGATCTGTATAGTTGTCTCCGAAATAACGTTTCGTATGATCTGACTCCCGTCACGTCACAAGGGGGTGTATAGTGTACGATGATACACCCCCGTCGTCTGTGTCCACCACTGTATCATCAATGAACTCGctcgttttatttcttgtttgttttgacatTATGGCAAATCGGGAACGAGATGGG
Protein-coding sequences here:
- the LOC124195754 gene encoding uncharacterized protein LOC124195754 isoform X4 → MYTHVSCWCIHDPLSTGGFNLILCGWNTSECLPGQVSWIRKTEDDLQLLTVGESSHTADPRINPEFIYPHLWQLKFNPAMINDSGTYLCHISTDPPLIRYIHLEISVPEPIVEIVDSQTDAAVSSDRVLYYRIGSSLELRCRVRHYWIKPKIFQWLKSGTPVADELWRGGISIYTEITKPGQLENKLSIANATINDGGNYTCSLDSFSFSIVVHFLKEEKQAASQHATNGGRLSLALHSLNQELVRHLLLSFLVQIVIVHQHHHLFRVVR
- the LOC124195754 gene encoding uncharacterized protein LOC124195754 isoform X5, with the protein product MPAWPGVLDQEDGGRFAAADGGRIQSHGRPADKSGIYLSTFMAAQVQSSDDKRFRYLPLSYIHRPTTHPLHSSGDFSVCQSVPEPIVEIVDSQTDAAVSSDRVLYYRIGSSLELRCRVRHYWIKPKIFQWLKSGTPVADELWRGGISIYTEITKPGQLENKLSIANATINDGGNYTCSLDSFSFSIVVHFLKEEKQAASQHATNGGRLSLALHSLNQELVRHLLLSFLVQIVIVHQHHHLFRVVR
- the LOC124195754 gene encoding uncharacterized protein LOC124195754 isoform X3 translates to MPAWPGHLGALPGLFADHHQQQDGCDHDHGPAPSFSAPQNGSTVKGHHGAPAQLHCNIQDLHHRAVSWIRKTEDDLQLLTVGESSHTADPRINPEFIYPHLWQLKFNPAMINDSGTYLCHISTDPPLIRYIHLEISVPEPIVEIVDSQTDAAVSSDRVLYYRIGSSLELRCRVRHYWIKPKIFQWLKSGTPVADELWRGGISIYTEITKPGQLENKLSIANATINDGGNYTCSLDSFSFSIVVHFLKEEKQAASQHATNGGRLSLALHSLNQELVRHLLLSFLVQIVIVHQHHHLFRVVR
- the LOC124195754 gene encoding uncharacterized protein LOC124195754 isoform X1 encodes the protein MMAMTGVLVVLARQLFIYSLLIVANESKRIEKIAERNQDGDRLLRLRKHSCVSSSRAGHLGALPGLFADHHQQQDGCDHDHGPAPSFSAPQNGSTVKGHHGAPAQLHCNIQDLHHRAVSWIRKTEDDLQLLTVGESSHTADPRINPEFIYPHLWQLKFNPAMINDSGTYLCHISTDPPLIRYIHLEISVPEPIVEIVDSQTDAAVSSDRVLYYRIGSSLELRCRVRHYWIKPKIFQWLKSGTPVADELWRGGISIYTEITKPGQLENKLSIANATINDGGNYTCSLDSFSFSIVVHFLKEEKQAASQHATNGGRLSLALHSLNQELVRHLLLSFLVQIVIVHQHHHLFRVVR
- the LOC124195754 gene encoding uncharacterized protein LOC124195754 isoform X2: MMAMTGVLVVLARQLFIYSLLIVANESHLGALPGLFADHHQQQDGCDHDHGPAPSFSAPQNGSTVKGHHGAPAQLHCNIQDLHHRAVSWIRKTEDDLQLLTVGESSHTADPRINPEFIYPHLWQLKFNPAMINDSGTYLCHISTDPPLIRYIHLEISVPEPIVEIVDSQTDAAVSSDRVLYYRIGSSLELRCRVRHYWIKPKIFQWLKSGTPVADELWRGGISIYTEITKPGQLENKLSIANATINDGGNYTCSLDSFSFSIVVHFLKEEKQAASQHATNGGRLSLALHSLNQELVRHLLLSFLVQIVIVHQHHHLFRVVR